The Vannielia litorea nucleotide sequence TCTCCTTTGCCGAAGTCTATCTTGCGCTTCAGCAAGGCGTGGTGGAGGGGCAGGAAAACCCGATCACCATCATCGAGTCGAACAAGTTCTACGAGGTTCAGAACTACGTCGCCCGGACCAGCCACATCACCTCCTCGGTGGTGTCGGTCTTCGGCGGCCCGCTTTGGAGCCGGCTCTCCGACGAGGAAAAGGCGCTCTTCACCGAGATCACCCGCGAAGCCTCTGCCATGTTCAGCGACAAGATCGTGGCGCGTGAGGAAGAGCTCTTCGACAAGTTCCGCGCCGGTGATGACGTGGAGATCGTCGATGTCGACCGCGCGCCGTTCGCCGAGCTCGTGATCCCCGCCGTCAAGGCCGAGTGGGGTGAGGAGCTGGTCGACCGCGTGACCGCACTGGCCGACTGACCGGCCCGAGGGCGGGGTGTGTGCTCCGCCATGACAGACTGCCGGGCGGGCGAGCCTTCTCGCCGCCCGGTTCATCCGGGGGAGGACACCATGCTTGGCATCGCACGCAAGCTCACCAGCCTGATCGAGGAAAGCTGCCTGCTCGCCGCCTTCTGGGCGCTCGGAATCGCCGTCTTCGCCCAGTTCTTCTTTCGCTACTTCCTCAACATGCCCCTGGGCTGGACCGAGGAACTGGCGCGCTACCTGATGATCTCCGTGGCTTTCCTCGGGCTGCCGGTCGTGACCCGCCGGGGCGAGCACATTGCCATCGACATGTTTGTCGAGATGCTCCCCGAGCCGGCGCGGCCGTGGCTGGAAAGCATCGCGGAGCTGATCCAGTTGGCGATCATCGGCACGCTGGCCTGGCAGGCCTGGGCGCTGGCGCAGCTCTCTGGCCAGCAGATGAGCGCGATCCCGCTGCCCAAGTCGGTGATCTACTACATCGTGCTCACAGGCCTACTGCTCAACCTGGCAGCAACGCTGCTGCGCCTGTCCGACCGCCTGCGCGGCGTGTCGCAGGAGGCCCGCCCGTGACCATCCTCTTTGTCACCCTTGCCGTCCTGCTGGTGCTGCGCATCCCCGTGGGCCTCGCACTTGTTGGCGCCTCCATGGCCTACCTGCTGCTCACCGAGGGCCTCGGGACGCCGCAGGTGCTCTTTCGCATGATCAACGGGGTCGACAGCTTCACCCTGCTGGCCATTCCCTTCTTCGTCTTTGCCGGTGCAGTGATGAACGTGGGCGGGGTGACCGAGCGGATCTTCGGCTTCGCAAATGCCGTGGTCGGCTGGATGAAGGGCGG carries:
- a CDS encoding TRAP transporter small permease; this encodes MLGIARKLTSLIEESCLLAAFWALGIAVFAQFFFRYFLNMPLGWTEELARYLMISVAFLGLPVVTRRGEHIAIDMFVEMLPEPARPWLESIAELIQLAIIGTLAWQAWALAQLSGQQMSAIPLPKSVIYYIVLTGLLLNLAATLLRLSDRLRGVSQEARP